A window of Thermococcus aggregans contains these coding sequences:
- the prf1 gene encoding peptide chain release factor aRF-1, translating into MSHKSAEMYELKKKVEELKKIRGRGTELVSLYIPAGYDINKVMQQLREEYGTAQNIKSKTTRKNVLGALERAMQHLKLYKQTPETGLALFVGNVSEQEGVTDIQLFAIIPPEPLNVRLYRCDQTFVTEPLEEMLRVKDAYGLITVEKNEATIGLLRGKKIEVIEELTSNVPGKTRAGGQSARRYERIREQETHEFMKRIGEHATEAFLPLLEKGELKGIIVGGPGPTKEEFVEGDYLHHELKKKIIGVVDISYHGEYGLRELVEKASDILKEHEVVKERKLVQEFFRHLVKDTGLITYGEKEVRNALELGAVDVLLISEGYDRVRVRAKCNHCGWEELKTMTESEYETYKKNLKTCPKCGSQNISFEKWDVAEELIKMAEESGADVEVISLDTEEGQQFYRAFGGLGAILRYRIQ; encoded by the coding sequence ATGTCTCACAAATCAGCAGAGATGTATGAGCTTAAAAAGAAGGTTGAAGAGCTTAAAAAGATTAGAGGCCGAGGTACTGAGCTTGTATCTCTTTACATTCCTGCCGGATATGACATAAATAAGGTCATGCAGCAGCTTAGAGAGGAGTATGGTACGGCACAGAACATTAAATCAAAGACAACTCGAAAAAACGTCCTTGGGGCTCTGGAAAGGGCAATGCAGCACCTAAAGCTCTACAAGCAAACCCCAGAGACGGGCTTAGCATTGTTCGTTGGTAACGTTAGCGAGCAAGAGGGTGTAACAGACATACAGCTTTTTGCAATAATACCACCTGAGCCCTTAAACGTCAGGCTCTATCGATGTGACCAAACTTTTGTAACCGAGCCCCTTGAGGAGATGCTTCGAGTTAAGGACGCTTATGGCTTGATAACAGTCGAAAAGAACGAGGCAACGATAGGCCTTCTGAGGGGCAAAAAGATAGAGGTTATTGAGGAGCTTACCTCCAACGTTCCCGGAAAGACAAGAGCCGGTGGTCAGTCGGCACGAAGATATGAGAGGATTAGGGAGCAAGAGACTCATGAATTCATGAAGAGAATAGGGGAACATGCAACGGAAGCTTTCCTTCCACTGCTTGAAAAAGGCGAACTCAAAGGAATCATCGTCGGCGGTCCCGGACCTACAAAGGAGGAATTCGTTGAGGGAGACTACCTCCACCACGAGCTTAAGAAGAAAATCATAGGCGTTGTTGATATAAGCTACCACGGCGAATACGGGTTGAGAGAGCTCGTTGAAAAAGCAAGTGACATACTAAAGGAGCACGAGGTAGTTAAGGAGAGGAAACTCGTTCAAGAGTTCTTCAGGCACTTGGTTAAGGACACAGGTCTTATAACCTATGGAGAAAAGGAAGTAAGAAACGCTTTGGAGCTTGGGGCTGTTGATGTGCTCTTGATAAGCGAGGGCTACGATAGGGTTCGCGTTAGGGCAAAGTGCAACCACTGTGGCTGGGAAGAACTCAAGACAATGACTGAAAGCGAGTATGAAACTTATAAGAAAAACCTCAAAACATGCCCCAAGTGCGGAAGCCAAAACATAAGCTTTGAAAAATGGGACGTCGCTGAGGAGTTAATAAAAATGGCAGAAGAAAGCGGTGCCGACGTGGAAGTAATTTCCCTCGACACTGAGGAAGGCCAGCAGTTCTACAGGGCATTCGGAGGACTTGGAGCGATTCTAAGGTACAGGATCCAGTGA
- a CDS encoding HTH domain-containing protein: MLVFIECESSSVEGCLKELREKAQVLDRIPGKIDKAKVELSFGAFMSIKIALSVKPDKNYDKIIIAEYSSGKDVLERLQEKMGQKIKNAEVVDFAFGTYTMPITRRKYAVGIAVANVPRERENLESLSIEERRAILRKALELFEWNPKALNISEIARLFNVSRDSIYNDIEHILKERE, from the coding sequence ATGCTGGTCTTTATAGAGTGCGAATCATCTAGCGTTGAAGGCTGTTTAAAGGAGCTTAGAGAAAAAGCCCAAGTCCTAGATAGAATTCCGGGAAAAATAGATAAAGCCAAAGTTGAGCTCTCGTTTGGAGCCTTCATGAGCATTAAAATAGCCCTAAGCGTAAAGCCGGACAAAAATTACGATAAGATCATAATAGCCGAGTACTCCTCGGGGAAAGACGTCCTTGAGAGGCTCCAGGAAAAGATGGGGCAGAAAATAAAAAATGCTGAGGTAGTTGACTTCGCCTTTGGAACCTACACGATGCCCATAACGAGAAGAAAATACGCCGTTGGAATAGCTGTTGCAAACGTGCCAAGAGAAAGGGAAAACCTCGAAAGCTTGAGCATTGAGGAGAGAAGGGCAATTTTGAGAAAAGCCCTCGAACTTTTTGAATGGAATCCAAAAGCGCTAAACATCTCTGAGATAGCAAGGCTCTTCAACGTTTCAAGGGATTCCATTTACAACGACATAGAACATATCTTGAAGGAAAGGGAGTAA
- a CDS encoding PIN domain-containing protein — translation MESLVIDTNILFSFFKSDSTTRKIIYKLRGFLDLYTPEYAYDELQKYKEVIIKKAGISPEKFEEILGLLSHIIIPIPEEEYIDTIPEALKITPDLGDIDFIALAIKLNCPVWSNDKKLKQIKNVKVMNTSEIISLLSALEKSDQSPRT, via the coding sequence TTGGAATCTCTCGTAATTGACACAAATATTCTCTTCTCCTTCTTTAAGTCAGATTCTACCACGAGGAAGATAATATACAAACTAAGAGGGTTTTTGGACTTATACACTCCCGAATATGCCTATGATGAACTTCAGAAATACAAAGAAGTAATAATCAAAAAAGCTGGAATCAGCCCCGAAAAATTTGAAGAAATTTTAGGACTTTTATCCCATATTATAATCCCAATTCCAGAAGAGGAGTACATAGACACAATTCCCGAGGCACTTAAAATTACACCCGATTTAGGAGACATAGACTTCATAGCACTGGCAATTAAACTCAACTGTCCAGTATGGAGCAACGACAAGAAACTCAAGCAAATTAAAAATGTTAAAGTCATGAACACTAGTGAAATTATAAGCCTCCTTTCAGCGCTTGAAAAAAGCGATCAATCCCCAAGAACATAA
- a CDS encoding class III signal peptide-containing protein: MINLKKLFKRKKGQGALEYLFMIAAALIIIFVVVRYISSSGQQATSQSDIAALQSQAELGKSSLQAKDWWDDNYVVKVNGNNLEIYASTSASSPVATIDISGSEYLTDIQNMNTDSNGFIDVDGTTGADTLDNLYDACMGGNADACKVLAALGGT; encoded by the coding sequence ATGATAAACCTGAAAAAGTTATTTAAAAGGAAGAAAGGTCAGGGTGCGCTGGAATACCTCTTCATGATTGCAGCAGCACTGATAATAATATTTGTGGTTGTTAGGTACATATCAAGCAGTGGGCAACAGGCTACATCACAAAGCGATATAGCTGCTCTACAAAGTCAAGCAGAACTTGGAAAATCCTCACTGCAAGCAAAAGACTGGTGGGATGATAATTATGTGGTGAAAGTTAATGGCAATAATCTAGAAATATATGCTAGTACCAGTGCTAGTAGTCCAGTAGCCACTATAGATATATCAGGTAGTGAGTATCTGACGGATATACAAAATATGAATACTGATTCAAACGGCTTTATTGATGTTGATGGAACTACTGGTGCAGATACTTTAGACAACCTATATGATGCATGTATGGGCGGTAATGCAGACGCTTGTAAAGTTTTAGCGGCCCTTGGTGGAACTTGA
- a CDS encoding dihydrodipicolinate synthase family protein: MRGVIVPLVTPFNEDYSIDLQALEEHINYLQKAGVHGIFINATTGEFTSLSFEEKKFLAEKGRELVTSTFYLVGTASTNTFEVIELTKHAQDIGADYVVIAPPYYCPLSDEALFNHYSLVAEKTDIPIILYNIPSCANSLSVPLIKRLAMEYSNIAGIKETIDSINHVRDVIFEVKGERKDFKVFTGLDQHFLNTLILGGDGGIMACANFAPELHLALYKAFEEKNFEKAVEYAKKLAKLSKVYNIASSFSSAIKIAMSIRGFSIKPVLRPPYTMDGEEVREKIRELLASLDPVP, encoded by the coding sequence ATGAGAGGAGTTATAGTTCCGCTTGTAACACCTTTTAACGAAGACTACTCCATAGACCTGCAAGCATTGGAGGAACACATAAACTATCTCCAAAAAGCCGGAGTCCACGGGATTTTTATCAACGCAACAACCGGGGAATTCACAAGCCTTAGCTTTGAGGAAAAGAAGTTTCTCGCGGAGAAGGGGAGAGAACTCGTAACTTCGACGTTTTATCTTGTGGGGACGGCTTCAACAAACACCTTTGAAGTTATTGAACTTACCAAGCACGCTCAAGACATTGGAGCGGATTACGTCGTCATAGCTCCCCCGTATTACTGCCCGCTCAGCGACGAGGCACTTTTCAACCACTATTCATTAGTTGCCGAAAAAACGGACATCCCAATAATCCTTTACAACATCCCGAGCTGTGCTAATTCATTAAGCGTTCCACTCATCAAAAGGCTCGCCATGGAGTATTCAAATATAGCGGGCATAAAGGAAACCATAGACAGCATAAACCATGTGAGAGATGTCATCTTTGAGGTTAAAGGAGAAAGAAAAGATTTCAAGGTTTTCACTGGTTTGGATCAGCACTTCCTCAACACGCTTATCCTTGGCGGAGATGGGGGGATAATGGCATGTGCAAACTTTGCCCCAGAGCTCCACCTCGCTCTTTACAAGGCCTTTGAGGAAAAGAACTTTGAAAAGGCTGTTGAATATGCTAAGAAGCTCGCAAAGCTCTCAAAGGTTTATAACATTGCATCCTCATTCAGCTCTGCAATAAAAATAGCAATGAGCATAAGAGGCTTTTCAATAAAACCCGTCCTCAGACCACCGTACACCATGGACGGAGAAGAAGTGAGGGAGAAGATAAGAGAGCTACTAGCATCACTGGATCCTGTACCTTAG
- a CDS encoding class III signal peptide-containing protein codes for MKKAQGSLEYSAMIALILVIILVAVFYFGEGVVPKAIQSSKQNEILQYQNSVEVIKSNYEATESWNFLKNETISCSNSQCTFNGETKSIDDSTFSYSDTLENAYNKCIYENDLDSCKAIVYVLGD; via the coding sequence ATGAAAAAAGCTCAAGGTTCTCTTGAGTATTCTGCCATGATTGCTCTTATCCTTGTGATAATACTAGTTGCGGTTTTTTACTTCGGTGAAGGTGTCGTCCCAAAGGCGATACAATCAAGTAAGCAAAATGAGATTTTACAGTATCAAAACAGTGTGGAAGTTATAAAATCTAACTATGAAGCCACAGAATCCTGGAACTTCCTCAAAAATGAAACCATCTCCTGCTCAAACTCTCAATGCACCTTCAACGGTGAGACAAAGAGTATAGACGATTCCACGTTTTCCTACTCGGATACTCTTGAGAACGCCTATAATAAGTGCATCTACGAGAACGACCTCGATTCATGCAAAGCGATAGTTTATGTTCTTGGGGATTGA
- a CDS encoding HEAT repeat domain-containing protein: MGLFSFGSKKNKVIKMLSEGDTESILRSAAKDPKYVDAIVELFTEENPGIRGDVLLLVGELTTRHRDLMMPYVEEGLPLKVLSLVNDPDPYVKENAMQTFEIMLRYFPWVGEKFRNEIASLLLDVLQVGDKNRKAFAILMLGRLKVKEAIPLIEELKNVSDAVILPLEGIKWVPLGEIADRVIKELGGGVND; this comes from the coding sequence ATGGGATTATTCTCCTTTGGCTCAAAAAAGAATAAGGTCATCAAGATGCTTTCAGAGGGAGACACTGAGAGTATTCTCCGCTCTGCAGCGAAAGATCCAAAATACGTAGATGCCATTGTGGAGCTCTTCACTGAGGAAAACCCGGGGATAAGGGGAGATGTCCTTTTGCTTGTTGGCGAGCTTACGACCAGGCATAGAGACCTTATGATGCCGTACGTTGAAGAAGGGCTTCCCTTAAAGGTGCTTTCGCTTGTAAATGACCCCGATCCTTACGTTAAAGAAAACGCGATGCAGACTTTTGAAATCATGTTGAGGTACTTTCCATGGGTTGGAGAGAAGTTTAGGAATGAAATAGCGTCCCTGCTACTTGATGTTCTTCAGGTGGGTGATAAGAACAGAAAGGCCTTTGCAATTCTAATGCTTGGGAGGCTTAAAGTGAAGGAAGCCATTCCTTTAATAGAGGAATTAAAAAACGTCAGTGATGCCGTGATTTTGCCTCTGGAGGGCATTAAATGGGTGCCCCTTGGGGAGATAGCAGATAGAGTTATAAAAGAACTTGGGGGTGGTGTAAATGATTAA
- a CDS encoding class III signal peptide-containing protein, translating into MKGKGQGSLEYLFMVAAALIIIFVVVHYLGENSVKASEQSQVASLQAQAELAKSSLQAKGFWNDEHCFYILSTSYAQDKVGSEYGISIKDKGPNGECNQNDKVLYYVDYSGSEYRDEIKALYDNDNYKLKTLKELYDLCLANDEKACKIIIALDESSWIQHGQS; encoded by the coding sequence ATGAAGGGGAAAGGTCAAGGCTCTTTGGAGTATCTCTTCATGGTTGCAGCAGCTTTGATAATAATATTTGTTGTGGTTCACTATCTGGGAGAAAACAGCGTGAAAGCAAGTGAGCAAAGCCAAGTTGCCTCTTTACAAGCTCAGGCAGAACTGGCAAAGTCTTCCCTACAAGCCAAAGGCTTTTGGAACGATGAGCACTGCTTTTACATTCTTTCTACTTCGTATGCTCAAGACAAGGTCGGTTCCGAATACGGGATAAGCATAAAGGATAAAGGTCCAAATGGCGAGTGCAATCAAAATGACAAAGTGCTCTATTACGTTGATTACAGCGGCTCAGAGTACAGAGATGAAATTAAAGCCCTCTATGATAACGATAACTACAAGCTGAAAACCCTAAAAGAGCTTTATGACCTCTGCCTTGCAAACGACGAGAAGGCATGCAAGATAATAATTGCCCTTGATGAATCTTCTTGGATTCAACATGGGCAGTCCTAA
- a CDS encoding MazG nucleotide pyrophosphohydrolase domain-containing protein: MHIKEFQELIRELYFHRDEKRGLEKTFLWFSEEIGELAEALRKGDKEAMEEEFADVLAWLVSLANIVGIDVEEAAKKKYPGVCPYCGKNPCECEKE; the protein is encoded by the coding sequence ATGCACATAAAGGAATTCCAAGAGTTGATTAGGGAGCTTTACTTCCACAGAGATGAGAAAAGGGGCTTAGAGAAGACTTTTCTCTGGTTCAGCGAGGAGATAGGCGAGCTAGCGGAGGCTTTGAGGAAAGGAGATAAGGAAGCAATGGAAGAGGAGTTTGCCGACGTTCTAGCATGGCTCGTCAGCTTGGCTAACATAGTGGGTATTGACGTGGAAGAAGCCGCTAAAAAGAAATACCCCGGCGTCTGCCCCTACTGCGGGAAGAATCCTTGTGAGTGCGAGAAGGAGTGA
- a CDS encoding ATP-binding protein translates to MKFVDREREMALLQKEWENRPSFVVLYGKRRVGKTRLLQEFSKDKNPFFFTFSQTVKEIQIEEFKRELAKFLNDKWLEKLELNDWKELFTYMADKLPEKSLIILDEFTYAIKSDKKVLSDLQKVWDHELTRKDVMLVISGSLLGMIWDDILSYASPLYGRRTRDIHLKEFDYLNALKFFEDKEYGLKVYMLVGGIPTYLNVAKRYRTIEDLVTEEFLSDGGFFYNEPYILLSQELRELKMYFSILSAISHGNTRLEEIANFVGKPARSIYPYMENLIRLGFVEKETPILGKKKRSLYKIRDSLLLSWFTLVYPNWGKIPIGAEVDKNALVALFSRKFEEVAKEFLILKRPFDFKEVGRWWFKGEEIDVVAIGESQVYLFEVKWSDLDEKKAEAVLRSLKKKARLLDFDGDFYYGIIAKSLKNKNDLREKGFYAFDLEDILVL, encoded by the coding sequence ATGAAATTTGTAGATAGAGAAAGAGAGATGGCTCTGCTCCAGAAGGAATGGGAAAACAGGCCTTCCTTCGTAGTCCTTTACGGTAAAAGAAGAGTTGGGAAGACAAGACTTCTCCAAGAATTTTCCAAAGACAAAAATCCCTTTTTCTTCACGTTCTCCCAAACAGTTAAGGAGATCCAAATTGAAGAGTTCAAACGAGAACTCGCAAAATTTCTCAATGATAAATGGCTCGAAAAGCTTGAACTCAATGATTGGAAGGAGCTTTTCACATACATGGCCGATAAACTTCCAGAAAAATCCCTAATAATCCTTGATGAGTTCACCTATGCCATAAAAAGTGACAAGAAGGTATTGAGTGACCTTCAGAAGGTTTGGGATCACGAGTTAACCAGAAAAGATGTCATGCTCGTAATCTCCGGGTCTTTGCTTGGAATGATATGGGACGATATTTTGAGCTATGCTTCTCCTCTTTATGGTAGAAGGACAAGGGACATCCACCTTAAAGAGTTCGACTACTTAAACGCCCTAAAATTCTTTGAAGATAAGGAATATGGTCTCAAAGTTTACATGCTTGTTGGAGGGATACCAACGTATCTCAACGTGGCGAAAAGATACAGAACGATTGAAGATCTTGTAACAGAGGAATTCTTGAGCGATGGGGGATTTTTCTACAATGAACCATACATACTACTCTCTCAAGAGCTCAGAGAGCTTAAGATGTACTTTTCAATACTGAGTGCCATTTCCCATGGAAATACGAGACTTGAAGAGATTGCCAACTTTGTGGGAAAGCCCGCAAGGAGCATCTACCCTTACATGGAAAATCTAATACGCTTAGGTTTTGTTGAAAAGGAAACTCCCATACTTGGAAAGAAAAAAAGAAGTTTGTACAAAATTAGAGATAGCCTCCTTCTCTCATGGTTTACATTAGTTTACCCGAATTGGGGGAAGATACCGATTGGGGCTGAAGTTGATAAAAATGCACTAGTAGCTCTCTTTTCGAGAAAATTTGAGGAAGTTGCGAAGGAGTTTTTGATATTAAAGAGGCCGTTTGACTTCAAGGAGGTTGGACGCTGGTGGTTTAAGGGAGAGGAGATAGATGTAGTTGCCATTGGAGAAAGCCAAGTTTACCTCTTTGAGGTGAAGTGGAGCGATCTTGACGAAAAAAAAGCTGAAGCTGTCCTGAGATCTCTGAAGAAGAAAGCCAGACTGCTTGATTTTGATGGGGATTTCTACTATGGAATAATAGCCAAATCGCTGAAAAACAAGAATGATCTTAGAGAAAAGGGCTTCTATGCATTTGACTTAGAGGATATTCTGGTGCTTTAG